One window of the Sphaerochaeta associata genome contains the following:
- a CDS encoding DegT/DnrJ/EryC1/StrS family aminotransferase gives MALIPFNKPTLRRKDMDAVLQTMVDERIGPGERKNAFLKQFCEMTGAKGGIALRSYVDGLRCALQACKLELNAKIGVSILSPSWYRYVVESLGYELVCGDIDAEHGCLSQNEAERLVGLGCSVLLVHLPMCQIPVSCDYRQLGVPVIEDITQSLASEYEEQKAGTYGDLILCAFEEDCIVSTAGGAVLAYTKEPYQAAVKAFESELRPYIELPDMNAALGMIQLATLPEQLVKRRELYTLFAKSLLKTSHRVFGIGNIDFQPNGYGFCVALDSRPEDAVKFANKYQVSAKKTFTDTLAAQADDRFDLYPKAIPLYLRAITLPLYPFLKQSEVELLMKVISHLS, from the coding sequence GTGGCACTGATTCCTTTCAATAAACCTACGCTGCGACGAAAAGACATGGATGCTGTTTTACAGACCATGGTTGATGAACGCATAGGTCCTGGTGAACGAAAGAATGCATTTCTCAAGCAATTTTGTGAGATGACCGGTGCCAAAGGCGGTATAGCCCTCCGTTCCTATGTCGATGGACTTAGATGTGCCTTGCAGGCTTGCAAGCTTGAGCTGAACGCAAAGATAGGGGTAAGCATACTCTCTCCATCCTGGTATCGATATGTAGTGGAATCTTTGGGCTATGAGCTTGTATGTGGAGACATCGATGCCGAGCATGGCTGTCTTTCCCAAAACGAGGCCGAGAGGCTCGTTGGGTTGGGTTGCAGTGTCTTGCTGGTACACCTTCCCATGTGTCAAATTCCTGTTTCTTGTGACTATAGGCAGCTGGGAGTGCCCGTCATCGAGGATATCACACAAAGTCTGGCTAGTGAGTATGAAGAACAAAAAGCAGGTACGTACGGTGACTTGATTCTCTGTGCCTTTGAAGAGGATTGCATCGTCAGCACCGCAGGCGGTGCCGTTCTCGCGTATACCAAGGAACCGTATCAGGCAGCAGTGAAAGCATTTGAATCAGAGTTGCGTCCGTATATCGAACTGCCTGACATGAATGCAGCGCTGGGTATGATTCAGCTTGCCACATTGCCCGAGCAATTGGTCAAACGTCGTGAACTCTATACACTTTTTGCAAAATCGCTGCTGAAGACATCACATCGGGTTTTCGGTATCGGAAACATTGATTTCCAACCCAACGGGTACGGTTTTTGCGTAGCATTGGACAGTCGGCCCGAGGATGCCGTAAAATTTGCCAACAAGTATCAGGTATCGGCTAAGAAAACCTTCACCGATACGCTTGCCGCACAGGCTGACGATCGCTTCGACCTCTATCCAAAAGCCATACCGCTCTATCTGAGAGCCATTACCCTGCCCCTGTATCCGTTTCTCAAACAGTCCGAAGTTGAACTGTTGATGAAAGTCATTTCTCACTTGAGCTAA
- a CDS encoding NAD(+)/NADH kinase yields the protein MEERPVRHVLIIANWGKTASHSLSQTIAEYLARKGITSKVFRTNAENEPLEVQDGTDLVICLGGDGTVLYCARYLQDLGIPILAINLGTFGFITEISVDEWQEAIEFYLSGKNCISRRLMIRTAVLRDGVKVFTGHGLNEMVVSSSGISKVISMALRIGDTDAGFFRSDGMIIATPTGSTGYSLAAGGPILDVDLSSLIITPICPFTLSNRPLVVSGESRITLTIPKGQRTGLVLSLDGQQTFPLMEDDVIVVEKSRSKALLVTSERRNFIEVLRDKLNWSGGGLHA from the coding sequence ATGGAAGAGAGGCCTGTACGGCATGTACTGATCATAGCGAATTGGGGGAAAACAGCTTCCCATTCACTTTCGCAAACCATCGCCGAATACCTTGCCCGCAAGGGTATTACGAGCAAGGTGTTCCGTACCAACGCTGAAAATGAACCGCTTGAAGTGCAGGATGGAACCGATTTGGTCATCTGCCTCGGCGGTGATGGAACAGTCCTCTATTGTGCCCGTTATCTCCAGGACCTCGGTATTCCCATTCTTGCCATCAATCTGGGAACGTTCGGATTCATCACCGAGATATCGGTTGATGAGTGGCAGGAGGCAATCGAGTTCTATCTGTCGGGGAAGAATTGCATCAGCAGGCGTTTGATGATTCGTACTGCAGTCCTTCGAGACGGTGTCAAAGTCTTTACAGGCCATGGGCTGAACGAGATGGTGGTATCCTCCAGCGGCATCAGCAAGGTCATAAGCATGGCGCTTCGCATCGGCGACACCGATGCAGGTTTCTTCCGCTCCGACGGCATGATCATTGCGACACCCACAGGCTCGACCGGCTACAGCTTGGCGGCCGGGGGGCCGATCCTCGATGTCGACCTCTCATCGCTTATCATCACTCCCATCTGTCCCTTTACCCTTTCCAATCGTCCGTTGGTTGTCAGCGGAGAATCAAGGATAACCCTGACTATTCCCAAGGGGCAGCGAACTGGCCTTGTCCTTTCGCTGGACGGTCAGCAAACCTTTCCATTGATGGAAGATGACGTGATAGTAGTGGAGAAGTCACGCAGTAAGGCGCTCTTGGTCACAAGCGAAAGGCGTAATTTCATAGAAGTACTCCGTGATAAACTGAATTGGTCAGGAGGAGGCCTCCATGCTTGA
- the recN gene encoding DNA repair protein RecN: MLERLEIHHYALIEDSAIEFPEGFSVITGETGAGKSIILGALSLMLGEKTEVQSIRSGCDSATVSASFHIAKQMGAHLAAYLAKEELELEDDTLVVSRTIKSNGRSSISIQGRLATRSELSLITSELLDISAQRDHQSLLSTSHQLSVLDAFGSCEAEKAAYKRAYEQYQNLKSELESTKAQVEAAKRELDYLGYAVDEIEKINPKPAEDEEIASQVQLIASFEHIHEVLSQAVSLLHGNEQGLSTIASLYQVKTQLALASKADSSLQVLGERLESASIEIEDIYESVRDYLNGMTYSEAELDRLQSRLAQLQRLKKKYGPNLEAVHSFLKQSKEKLSLSEQGEIVLSKLEKQIKLAYEKLMQEALLLQDKRKKTALLLSREVETKLRTLGMKEAVFAIAFSQTSPTSNGIDEVSFQICANPGLEMRSIKDVASGGELSRIMLAVKTSLAQSDAVPTLIFDEVDAGIGGSVALSVAEQLKKLASTHQVIVITHLASIASKADHHLVVSKDIRNGMSYSTITAVADGERQKEIARMLSGDDTSQESLGHARKLLEKGN, translated from the coding sequence ATGCTTGAACGGCTAGAGATTCATCACTACGCACTCATTGAAGACAGTGCCATCGAATTCCCCGAGGGATTCAGCGTCATTACCGGTGAAACCGGAGCCGGTAAATCCATAATATTAGGAGCTTTGTCGTTGATGCTCGGAGAAAAAACCGAGGTGCAGTCAATCAGAAGCGGTTGCGATTCGGCCACCGTCAGTGCCTCGTTCCATATTGCAAAGCAGATGGGAGCCCATCTGGCGGCCTACCTTGCAAAAGAGGAGCTGGAGCTGGAAGACGACACCCTGGTGGTAAGCAGGACCATCAAAAGCAACGGCCGCTCCTCCATCTCAATCCAAGGAAGGCTTGCCACCCGGTCCGAGCTTTCCCTCATCACCAGCGAGTTGCTCGACATCAGTGCACAAAGAGATCATCAAAGTCTCTTATCCACCTCACATCAGCTTTCCGTTCTGGATGCCTTCGGCTCTTGTGAGGCTGAAAAGGCGGCCTACAAACGCGCGTATGAACAGTACCAGAACCTGAAATCCGAACTTGAGAGCACGAAAGCTCAGGTGGAGGCTGCAAAACGTGAATTGGACTACCTCGGTTATGCCGTCGATGAGATAGAGAAAATCAACCCAAAGCCTGCAGAGGATGAGGAAATCGCCAGCCAAGTGCAGCTCATCGCCTCATTCGAGCACATCCATGAGGTCCTGAGCCAGGCCGTCTCGCTGTTGCACGGAAATGAACAAGGGCTGAGCACGATCGCGTCCCTGTATCAAGTGAAAACCCAGCTCGCACTTGCAAGCAAGGCCGATTCCTCGTTGCAAGTCCTTGGGGAACGACTGGAGAGTGCATCCATAGAAATCGAGGACATCTATGAAAGTGTTCGCGACTACCTTAACGGTATGACCTACAGCGAGGCCGAGCTGGACCGCCTGCAGAGCCGCCTCGCCCAACTGCAACGGTTGAAAAAGAAATACGGTCCGAATCTGGAAGCTGTACACTCCTTCCTTAAGCAGAGCAAGGAGAAACTCTCCTTGTCAGAACAAGGGGAAATTGTGTTGAGCAAGTTGGAGAAGCAGATAAAACTTGCCTATGAGAAACTTATGCAAGAAGCCCTTCTTCTTCAGGACAAGCGCAAAAAAACTGCATTGCTGCTTTCCCGTGAAGTGGAAACCAAGCTACGAACCTTGGGAATGAAGGAAGCCGTATTTGCTATTGCCTTCAGCCAAACAAGCCCGACTTCAAACGGAATCGATGAGGTCAGTTTTCAGATTTGTGCAAACCCCGGTCTTGAGATGCGTTCGATCAAGGATGTTGCAAGCGGAGGGGAACTGAGCCGTATCATGCTCGCGGTCAAGACATCCCTTGCCCAAAGTGATGCCGTACCCACCTTGATTTTTGACGAGGTGGATGCCGGAATCGGGGGTAGTGTGGCACTGTCGGTGGCTGAGCAGCTAAAGAAGCTGGCATCGACGCACCAAGTCATTGTCATCACCCACCTCGCTTCCATTGCAAGCAAGGCCGATCACCATCTGGTGGTGAGCAAGGACATCCGCAACGGGATGAGTTACTCAACCATCACAGCGGTCGCCGACGGCGAGCGGCAAAAGGAAATTGCCCGCATGCTCAGTGGTGATGATACCAGTCAGGAGAGCCTGGGGCATGCACGAAAACTTTTGGAGAAAGGAAACTGA
- a CDS encoding GNAT family N-acetyltransferase, which translates to MEYYQTENGFAYGKPPVARVVARRSGSDKIIIDHTYVSTELRGQGIARILVMLVVEQAQKEGRSIVPLCSYAARVLNEKPELSALITSL; encoded by the coding sequence ATGGAGTATTACCAAACCGAGAATGGGTTTGCCTATGGAAAGCCTCCGGTGGCACGCGTGGTGGCCCGGAGATCGGGCAGTGATAAGATCATAATCGATCACACCTACGTTTCGACTGAGCTCAGAGGGCAGGGTATAGCACGCATCCTGGTGATGCTTGTAGTCGAGCAGGCGCAGAAAGAGGGACGATCCATCGTCCCCCTGTGTTCCTATGCAGCGAGGGTGCTCAATGAAAAGCCCGAGCTATCGGCTTTGATTACATCCCTGTAA
- a CDS encoding DUF3536 domain-containing protein: MKTMQQEKTSLILHGHFYQPPRENPQTGIIGKQLSAGPYPDWNERIHADCYSANSHSRYLSAFRRILSMTNNYEYLSFNFGPTLLSWMQKEHPETYNLILEADRHSVERLGYGNAIAQAFNHSILPLCTKEDARTQILWGLDDFSRRFGRDAKGLWLSETAINPMVVDLLAESGVSFVILSPWQCRAISKDESSIQELNGNPAPYDRPFLLQGKTGKSINAFFYNHRMAEGISFGHFLRDADQLYDRLLAIKNADKAQLIHTATDGEIYGHHEPYGDMALAALIKKVEDRDDFTFTNYAAHLATHPATEWAHLHEGEEEKGTSWSCSHGVSRWYRDCGCHTGGDESWNQKWRTPLRKAFDNLSRNIDVIFNAEVKRLLGPKSEPLSLLHAFAPVASEQMDMDSFLTQYTDDHQVMEQLAQLLLAQKYKHFAYTSCGWFFNDLAGLEPRQNITYALMAVQLCQRFSGDELMLNLLDDLGKAKANRKQDGNGQTIAMESLQLLRGEVEAALYFTLNRRIANTIDHKTTYGYFQLESYTLNSDNSVSLVLLNKQSLVRYECAAVDLHPDTMQLEYSITIQGSSVTEVQTYYLDHEDIDLRMRDELFDQIDRTVCTIDQSQIKQLSKNLYHYASLATNIPYLPMGSLYQELIGSSLQAIKNLFMFGTLAMWDEFKKDFILMLDFFVKYGKQPDLELIKSIFDNEMGSMAEKIQSYGLYDQNSRFVLEFLGIIRERGFQPDLTAIQDAVYPYVSMLKPLPESTDVDLINALGNVLNFDITITGM; the protein is encoded by the coding sequence ATGAAAACAATGCAACAAGAGAAGACCTCACTTATTCTGCATGGGCACTTTTATCAGCCCCCGAGAGAGAATCCCCAGACTGGAATTATTGGAAAGCAGCTCTCTGCCGGCCCGTATCCTGATTGGAATGAACGGATTCATGCTGATTGCTACAGCGCAAACAGCCACTCCCGTTATCTTTCGGCATTCCGCAGAATATTGAGCATGACCAATAACTATGAGTACCTGAGCTTCAACTTCGGCCCCACCCTGCTCTCATGGATGCAAAAAGAACATCCTGAGACATACAACCTGATTCTTGAGGCCGACCGCCACAGTGTAGAAAGGCTTGGTTACGGCAATGCCATCGCCCAGGCTTTCAACCACTCCATCCTTCCTCTCTGCACCAAAGAGGATGCAAGAACACAAATCCTATGGGGGTTGGATGATTTCAGCCGACGATTCGGAAGGGATGCCAAGGGACTCTGGCTGTCTGAAACAGCCATCAATCCCATGGTCGTAGATCTGCTTGCAGAGAGCGGAGTCAGCTTTGTCATCCTCTCTCCCTGGCAGTGCCGTGCCATTTCCAAGGATGAATCCAGCATCCAGGAATTGAACGGAAACCCCGCCCCGTATGACAGGCCCTTCCTGTTGCAGGGAAAAACCGGAAAGTCCATCAATGCTTTCTTTTACAACCACCGGATGGCTGAAGGAATCAGTTTCGGTCACTTCCTCCGGGATGCAGACCAGTTGTATGATCGGCTGCTTGCCATCAAGAATGCAGATAAGGCACAGCTCATCCACACGGCCACCGACGGTGAGATTTACGGCCATCACGAGCCGTATGGTGACATGGCTCTGGCAGCCCTCATCAAGAAAGTAGAGGACCGTGATGATTTCACGTTCACCAACTATGCAGCCCATCTGGCAACCCATCCGGCAACCGAATGGGCCCATCTGCACGAAGGAGAAGAGGAGAAGGGAACCAGTTGGTCCTGCTCGCACGGAGTCAGCCGCTGGTACCGTGACTGTGGATGCCACACCGGTGGCGACGAGAGTTGGAACCAAAAGTGGAGAACTCCGCTGCGCAAGGCGTTTGACAACCTCAGCCGCAATATAGACGTCATTTTCAATGCTGAAGTCAAGCGCCTGCTAGGCCCCAAATCCGAGCCTCTTTCGCTTTTGCATGCATTTGCCCCGGTCGCTTCCGAACAAATGGACATGGATTCCTTCCTGACACAATACACCGACGATCATCAGGTAATGGAGCAATTGGCGCAGTTGTTGCTGGCACAGAAGTACAAACACTTTGCCTACACAAGCTGCGGATGGTTCTTCAACGATCTTGCCGGTCTTGAGCCCAGGCAGAACATCACCTACGCCCTGATGGCGGTCCAGCTCTGTCAGCGATTCTCCGGTGATGAGCTGATGCTCAACCTGCTGGACGATCTGGGCAAGGCAAAGGCAAACCGGAAGCAGGACGGCAACGGCCAAACCATCGCAATGGAGAGCCTGCAACTGCTCAGAGGTGAAGTCGAGGCCGCCCTGTACTTTACCTTGAATCGCCGAATCGCCAACACCATCGACCACAAGACAACCTATGGCTACTTCCAACTTGAGTCCTATACCCTGAACAGCGACAACAGTGTCAGCCTGGTTTTGCTTAACAAGCAATCACTGGTACGCTATGAGTGTGCAGCCGTCGATCTGCATCCTGACACCATGCAACTGGAGTACTCGATTACAATCCAAGGTTCGAGCGTTACCGAAGTCCAAACCTACTATCTGGATCATGAGGACATCGATTTGAGAATGCGCGATGAGTTGTTCGACCAAATCGACCGAACCGTCTGCACGATCGACCAAAGCCAGATCAAACAACTTTCCAAGAATCTGTACCACTATGCAAGCCTGGCCACAAACATTCCCTATCTGCCGATGGGTTCCCTGTATCAGGAGCTGATCGGCTCGTCCTTGCAGGCGATTAAAAATCTCTTCATGTTCGGAACGCTGGCAATGTGGGATGAATTCAAGAAGGATTTCATCCTGATGCTCGATTTCTTTGTGAAGTATGGGAAACAACCCGATCTCGAATTGATCAAGAGCATTTTCGACAATGAGATGGGTTCGATGGCGGAGAAAATCCAGAGCTACGGCTTGTACGATCAAAACAGTCGGTTCGTCCTGGAATTTCTTGGCATCATCCGCGAGCGTGGATTCCAACCCGATCTGACGGCCATCCAGGATGCAGTATATCCGTATGTAAGCATGCTCAAGCCGCTGCCGGAGTCAACCGATGTCGATTTGATCAATGCGTTGGGTAACGTATTGAACTTCGATATCACGATTACAGGGATGTAA
- the deoD gene encoding purine-nucleoside phosphorylase gives MSIHIVADTKSIAPTVLLPGDPLRARHIAQTYLTDVTQYNEIRGMFGYTGYWQGHRVSVQGTGMGMPSFSIYANELIDSYGAKRLVRVGTCGTMSEKLKLKDILIAQAADCDSAMNTSRFGSYQYAPTASFELLHRAYEHAKAAGIGFAVGNVFTSDQFYDMHGDQKKQIAQSVGTMAIDMETCELYTLAHLKGVEALTLLTVSDSLLTGEQVNPKERQSTFNAMVDIALLTLFS, from the coding sequence ATGAGCATTCATATTGTTGCAGATACAAAAAGCATCGCCCCTACCGTGCTGCTGCCCGGCGATCCGCTGCGGGCACGACATATTGCACAAACCTATTTGACCGATGTCACCCAATACAATGAAATTCGAGGAATGTTCGGATATACCGGCTATTGGCAGGGCCACCGGGTTTCTGTGCAAGGAACCGGGATGGGGATGCCGTCTTTCTCCATCTACGCCAATGAACTGATCGACTCGTATGGGGCCAAACGCCTTGTTCGTGTGGGAACCTGCGGGACCATGAGCGAAAAGCTTAAGCTCAAGGATATCCTGATCGCCCAGGCGGCTGATTGCGACAGCGCCATGAATACCAGTCGTTTCGGTTCCTATCAGTATGCTCCAACGGCTTCCTTTGAACTATTGCACAGGGCCTACGAACATGCAAAGGCCGCCGGTATCGGTTTTGCGGTAGGGAATGTGTTCACCAGCGACCAGTTTTACGACATGCACGGCGATCAAAAGAAACAGATTGCGCAATCGGTGGGGACGATGGCCATCGATATGGAGACGTGCGAGCTCTACACGCTGGCCCATCTCAAAGGCGTCGAGGCTTTGACGCTGCTGACTGTCAGCGACTCCCTGCTTACCGGCGAACAGGTAAATCCAAAGGAGCGCCAGAGTACATTCAATGCCATGGTGGACATAGCCTTGCTCACGCTCTTCAGCTAA
- a CDS encoding DUF4912 domain-containing protein translates to MILINIDSLSTTELQYIAQQEGLATWQSLDREELIDALEEAFEDQDDEIPAVLKGKINRNRYCNSLTDYRGTLQHINGLPGVEELPESYFDTSIHLLLRDPQWAYAYWSLSPSALHTVFGEEGELNGSLFLRVQETQLDTKEIKTFDISIKGEDSQWNINLPNMGSSYLVDLCYRDQKGNEMSLAQSKSVETYPSYWQNNVEQLALDEDLFTIHFSSLVTKEGEIVDNAVLRDIAQVLSKGVL, encoded by the coding sequence ATGATTCTCATCAATATTGATTCCTTGTCTACTACCGAGCTGCAGTACATCGCCCAACAAGAGGGCCTTGCTACCTGGCAGTCACTTGATCGTGAAGAGCTCATCGATGCCCTTGAGGAGGCTTTCGAAGATCAGGATGATGAAATACCTGCAGTCTTGAAGGGTAAGATCAACCGAAACCGATATTGCAACTCCCTTACCGATTACCGGGGTACCTTGCAGCACATCAATGGGCTGCCCGGGGTTGAGGAGCTTCCGGAGAGTTATTTCGATACATCAATCCATCTGTTGTTGCGCGACCCCCAATGGGCGTACGCCTACTGGTCGCTCTCCCCGTCGGCCCTGCACACGGTGTTCGGTGAGGAAGGGGAGCTGAATGGATCGCTGTTCCTACGGGTGCAGGAAACACAGCTGGACACCAAAGAGATCAAGACCTTTGACATCAGCATCAAAGGCGAGGATTCCCAGTGGAATATCAATCTGCCGAACATGGGATCATCCTATCTGGTGGACTTGTGTTACCGAGACCAAAAAGGCAACGAGATGTCCCTGGCTCAGAGCAAAAGCGTTGAGACATATCCTTCCTACTGGCAGAACAATGTAGAACAACTTGCTCTGGACGAAGACCTGTTTACCATTCACTTCTCGTCGCTGGTGACCAAGGAAGGGGAGATTGTAGACAATGCAGTGCTTCGTGATATCGCTCAAGTCTTGAGCAAGGGGGTGCTGTAA
- a CDS encoding glycoside hydrolase family 57 protein yields the protein MPVNSVAFILNAHLPFVRHPEYPRFLEEDWLFESISESYLPLLRMFNKLKAEKIPFKFTISLSPTLCCMLVDPVLQERFVQYLERLIELGEKEVERCGKEQPEFLEMARFYLDQAKRNLSDYQDIYRTNILDGFKALESSGHLELITTAATHAYLPLYKEYPTAINAQIELGVQSFLTTFGHLPKGFWLPECGYYPGLEENLKYHGISWFQTASQSMLLSPDKVQYGDYRPVRCPNGVAAFPRDFQGTSLVWSNTSGYPADKTYREFYRDIGYDLPMEYIKPYIHEPAVRVFTGYKYWAITGHTDQKVPYQRSEAQKKVVEHARNFIYNLKKKGRQLSAAMDAEPLYTLAYDAELFGHWWFEGIDWLEQVIRLAAVQGEEISLVTPSLFLSREGADLQTVRPAFSSWGQGGYSAVWLDGSNAWTYRHIHKAIERMEELAVRFNDQISLKQRFLNQAAREVLLAMASDWPFILFNKSSTEYAQKRVRDHLRNFNVVYGNMCKNAVNTEWLVKAEKRDIIFSDMDYNIFNPDR from the coding sequence ATGCCCGTTAATTCCGTAGCATTCATCCTGAATGCCCACCTTCCGTTCGTACGTCATCCTGAATACCCCCGCTTCCTTGAGGAAGACTGGTTGTTCGAGTCCATCAGCGAGAGTTACCTCCCCCTGCTGAGAATGTTCAACAAGCTCAAGGCGGAGAAGATTCCCTTCAAGTTTACCATCAGTCTTTCCCCGACGCTTTGCTGCATGCTTGTCGACCCTGTTCTGCAGGAACGGTTCGTGCAGTATCTGGAACGGCTCATCGAGCTTGGAGAGAAGGAAGTCGAGCGTTGCGGCAAGGAACAACCGGAATTCCTGGAAATGGCCCGGTTCTACCTCGACCAGGCCAAGCGCAACCTCTCCGATTATCAGGACATCTACCGCACCAACATCCTCGATGGCTTCAAGGCATTGGAGAGCAGCGGGCATCTGGAATTGATCACCACCGCTGCAACCCATGCATACCTGCCGCTCTACAAGGAGTATCCGACGGCCATCAATGCTCAGATCGAGCTGGGAGTCCAGTCGTTCCTCACCACCTTCGGACACCTTCCCAAGGGATTCTGGCTGCCCGAGTGCGGCTATTATCCGGGCCTTGAGGAGAACCTAAAGTACCATGGCATCTCCTGGTTCCAGACAGCGAGTCAGAGCATGTTGCTCTCCCCGGACAAGGTTCAGTACGGTGATTACCGTCCGGTACGCTGTCCCAACGGTGTGGCGGCCTTCCCCAGGGATTTCCAAGGAACCAGCTTGGTCTGGTCGAACACCAGCGGGTATCCGGCTGATAAAACCTACCGTGAGTTCTATCGCGACATCGGCTACGATTTGCCGATGGAGTATATCAAGCCGTATATTCATGAGCCGGCGGTACGTGTATTCACCGGCTACAAGTACTGGGCCATCACAGGTCATACCGACCAGAAGGTGCCCTATCAGCGCTCTGAAGCACAGAAGAAAGTAGTCGAGCATGCACGCAATTTCATCTACAATCTGAAAAAGAAAGGTCGGCAGCTCTCTGCTGCCATGGATGCAGAGCCGCTTTACACCCTTGCCTACGATGCCGAACTGTTCGGGCACTGGTGGTTCGAAGGAATCGACTGGCTTGAACAGGTCATCCGTCTTGCAGCCGTCCAGGGTGAAGAGATTTCCTTGGTCACTCCATCGCTTTTCCTATCCAGGGAAGGGGCCGATCTCCAGACGGTCCGGCCGGCTTTCTCTTCCTGGGGTCAGGGAGGATACAGCGCAGTGTGGCTTGACGGATCAAATGCCTGGACCTATAGGCACATTCACAAGGCAATCGAGCGGATGGAGGAGCTGGCGGTCAGGTTCAACGATCAGATCAGCCTCAAGCAGCGGTTCCTCAATCAGGCTGCAAGGGAGGTCCTGCTTGCCATGGCAAGCGACTGGCCGTTCATCCTGTTCAACAAGAGCAGCACCGAGTATGCTCAGAAACGGGTACGTGATCACCTGAGGAATTTCAATGTCGTCTATGGAAATATGTGCAAGAACGCCGTCAACACCGAATGGTTGGTGAAGGCTGAGAAGCGCGACATTATATTCAGCGACATGGATTACAATATTTTCAATCCCGACAGATAA
- the mraZ gene encoding division/cell wall cluster transcriptional repressor MraZ produces the protein MLTGEFYNTIDDKGRILIPSRLRTALEGDALYVTRGLENCLWLMLPSDFEKLKNTIMNGPGSMFDRKLRILQRGMIAPAQLCEFDKVGRINIPSSLRESVGLGLKEESVLLGTGNYLELWNKSEYERYLASSMSEFLDAAQSLSEMIREDL, from the coding sequence ATGTTGACTGGTGAATTTTACAACACCATTGACGACAAGGGTCGCATTCTCATCCCCTCTCGGCTGCGTACAGCACTCGAGGGAGATGCCTTGTATGTGACCCGGGGCTTGGAAAATTGCCTGTGGCTGATGCTCCCCTCCGACTTTGAGAAACTGAAGAATACGATCATGAATGGGCCCGGTTCGATGTTCGATCGCAAGCTGCGAATTCTGCAGCGTGGAATGATAGCACCGGCGCAACTGTGTGAGTTCGACAAGGTGGGAAGAATCAACATCCCATCCAGCCTCAGGGAGAGCGTCGGGCTCGGCCTGAAAGAGGAGTCGGTATTGCTGGGAACCGGCAACTATCTGGAACTTTGGAACAAGAGCGAGTATGAGCGGTACCTGGCCTCGAGCATGTCCGAGTTCCTCGATGCCGCACAATCACTGAGTGAGATGATCAGGGAGGACCTGTAA
- the rsmH gene encoding 16S rRNA (cytosine(1402)-N(4))-methyltransferase RsmH, whose protein sequence is MEYVHYSVMAQEILQYLVPPADSEATMVDCTCGEGGHTHLFLSTYPMLKVIGLDRDATIQQKAIERMKEFSDRFIPRNIWFNDFFDQGEDQVYDLILFDLGISSFHYEESQRGFSFRKDEALDMRLDESASISAFDVVNGYQEERLADVIYNFGEERYSRRIARAIVERRKLTKIATSEELASIIYKAVPANYRYGHIHPATRSFQAIRIEVNRELDRIEPALRGAIKALKSKGRLAVISFHSLEDRQVKWLFKGMAEGDDPAIRILTKKPLVPTDQEREENAASRSAKLRIIEKR, encoded by the coding sequence ATGGAATACGTACACTATTCGGTCATGGCACAGGAAATCCTTCAGTATTTGGTCCCTCCCGCCGACAGCGAAGCAACCATGGTCGATTGCACCTGCGGTGAGGGCGGGCACACACACCTCTTCCTTTCGACCTATCCCATGCTGAAGGTCATCGGCCTCGATCGTGATGCAACCATACAGCAGAAGGCCATAGAACGGATGAAGGAATTCTCAGACCGTTTCATTCCAAGGAATATATGGTTCAACGACTTTTTCGACCAAGGCGAGGATCAGGTGTATGACTTGATTCTCTTCGACCTGGGTATTTCCAGCTTCCATTATGAAGAGTCGCAACGAGGGTTTTCGTTCCGCAAGGACGAGGCGCTCGATATGCGCCTTGATGAGAGTGCTTCCATCAGCGCCTTTGACGTGGTCAACGGATATCAGGAAGAACGGCTTGCCGATGTCATTTACAACTTCGGGGAGGAACGGTATTCGAGACGCATCGCCCGAGCCATTGTGGAACGACGCAAACTTACGAAGATCGCGACCAGCGAAGAGCTTGCCTCAATCATCTACAAGGCGGTCCCCGCCAACTATCGATACGGCCATATCCATCCGGCGACCCGGTCCTTCCAGGCCATCCGGATTGAAGTCAACCGGGAGCTCGACCGAATCGAGCCGGCATTGCGTGGTGCAATAAAGGCACTGAAGAGCAAAGGTCGTCTTGCTGTCATCAGTTTTCACTCCCTGGAGGACAGGCAGGTCAAATGGCTGTTCAAGGGGATGGCGGAAGGAGATGATCCTGCAATACGGATTTTAACCAAGAAACCCCTGGTCCCCACGGATCAGGAACGAGAGGAGAATGCGGCAAGCCGGAGTGCCAAGCTGCGCATCATAGAAAAGCGCTAA